The Bombus pascuorum chromosome 12, iyBomPasc1.1, whole genome shotgun sequence genome contains the following window.
cTACCTTATTAACTGACAAAACGAGAATGGATGCAAAGAAAATGACAAAACACGAAGAAATTCAGGATGACGGTTCATCGTTTAAAACAGATGTATGCGTTCGTGGAAAAAAACGGCGGCTAGATCACTTGACATGGGAGGAAAAACTACAGAGGAAGTACGCTgataagaaatgaaaattataaataaaaatcatagtacatatatagataCGTTATATGATACGAAATATGATAAATCCATTTCTATTGATTTTCCGATTTAAAATTGATTGTATTTTgattgattatatttttcatttaatttggTGATTAAAAGGAAGTATTTTagtatgaaataattgaagaGGGAAATATCTTAATCGAGTTTTCTACGATGTTTTTTAAGACACgaataatattagtttaacttaattaatattagattgcatagctaattttatattgatattattttaacgttcAAGAACTTGGCAAAATtacatattgaattttaaaattggtTTTTAATAATGTCCTATGTTTTTCGTTCATAATGTGATTAGAAAACATTCGAAACTAGTGTTGAATTAATccgaaatgatattttataggaaattaaaaaatagggTAGCAGCTCAAACTTCTCGGGACCGTAAAAAAGCGAAACTTGACGAGTTGGAAGAAACTGTTCGAACTTTAAGGGAACAAAATGAACTGTTGACGCAAGAATGTTCGATGTTAAGATCgcaaaacgaaatattactcacagaaacgaaaagattgaggaaggaaagagagaCCAAGAACGCGGGAGAATTTGTTTGTTCCATGTGCCAGAGTCGTGTCGGCTGTGCTGTGTCCTCGCTGGGATCTACAGTGTCCCCCACTCACCCTCTGCAGCAGGGTGGAACAACACAGCTGGCATCGTCGCTGACACTAACCCCAGGAGCAACAATTCTCCTGAAGATACTGACCATCTACCTCCTCTTGAAGAATTATTTGGCGACTTCCAAGGAGACGATTACATTGAACGACTTGAAGAACTTGCAGAAAGCCTTTTACGGGAAGTTACAGCAGAAGTGGAAGCAAATCCTCATAGAACAAATGAACAAGTGAGTATTTTTGATCATTATTGATCTATCAAGCAACTACatcatataatttaattttattgctttaGACCTTAGGAATGAATGATTTGTTTGAAAGAATAGAAgcattttgatatattttgaaatccaTTGGAAATCattgattattaataattaagctACAACTCTTGAATATTGTTAaacatttcattcgtttctgaattcatatttttcatttgcaaCTCAGTCTTCCTTTCGTTAATGACATAATGATTGTGTCTTGCATAGGTGTCAGTCAAGGAAAATACCACTGAGAAATGTCACTATTCAAAAAGAATGGTGGGGCAGACATCAAAAGATGTGGAAACCGATGGAACCTGTAAAAGCATGAATACACATCGACCATGGCATTCTGTTTCTAGCACAGCCAGTGCACCTTATACCACAAACACAACTGCACCAGCGTCAATAAATTCGGAGGTCGAAGTGAAACAAGAAGTCGAAGTAAAACAAGAAGTCGAAACACAGGAGTTAGACACTATTTATGGTACTTACGATGAGGCAACCAATTCCGTAATGATCATTTATCCAGGAGATGAAAACATAAGCATTCAAGAATGCGTTCAAGAAGTAATTACGGACGGTATTTATACGGATGATGTTTGTTCGAACGAAGATTCAACGTGCATAACACCGAATTATTATTCCAATCAGTTATCACCATGTTACACAAATACGGATTCTATGTCGCCGGCGAGTATACATTCCGAAGATGTGGATGTTAATTACACACATACGAAATTAGATTCTAACGCGTCCGATTATGGATACGAATCGCACGGTTCTCCAAATTCTGATATACGACTTGAAAAAAGTAACATAGGTCTGTCGGATCTTTGGCACGAAAGTTTCTCTGAATTATTTCCAACATTAGCATGACAATTTCCTCCAAAAAGTAAATCCAAAAGACAATATCTGTGATACGCGTTAATCATACTTGCGGACTTGCGGAAAGGCATTCGTATGATTAGATagttatttgttatttccttattttgACGGCAATAATATAGCGCAAACTATGACACTTTACAATAGCACATCTAAGTGTACATTTCCATTCGTACTTTTATACGTGTATTCTTAATGttaaaacattataatttaaaacacaTTTTTTCTGATTTATCTCGATATAGAGATTCGCACGGTAATGATAAACATGGCAATGAATGTTACTGTATATAATATCTCTTAGATGTTTATTAGTGAAACAATATGAATACTGCTGTGCAACAGCATACTAAATAAACAgcctataaaaaaaaactcttgtctatttttagattttatcctagtctttatataaaaaaaagtaggaAATAGGAAGCCTTCAAGaaaaaatactacaaaaattaatctttaattcatatttttactgcTCTTACATTATGCACTTATGGAATATTTTgcttttgattaatttatgtcatatttatcgatatttgtaatattgtatttcTTGTGGATATTCAGATACCTGATAAATACTAACCTCTATAGAAACCTCTACATTGGAAAATACAACTTGTATCATTGCaatcgtaaatataaatattttataaatacgtatcAAATCTATcagaattgtaaatatttggtAATGTTCTGATTtcacaaatatcttttttaattggcagctttttttcttcgatatatCTCTCAATGATTACattattagtaaaaataaacTACTAATTAGCACCCTTTAATAATCCTTAAATTGTAGGTCAATGtgaaatacgtaatataaaatattcgtgaaaatattagCAACGTGCCCTTATTAAGGACAATGGAAGATAATAACGACCACAATTATCCTATTACCTTATTCTTATGATAAGAATGCATAAGAATAAACAACGATAcgtaatataaatgaattgtTGCACCATTTGCATATtgagatttataaaaatttccaaaggCTGCTTCGGGTCACGACACGAAGCTTGAATCGTGGAATACCAGTACTTGTGTATGATGACTAAAGCGATTACATATTCTACGCGGTATAGACGTATGTGAGCAGcctataaaaattgtaagtaATACCAAGCGAAACAGCGCCTGTTCATCTTTATGTTACAAATACGAATACTTTGCGGTAGATTTTTAACCGAATAACTTGTCGAAACACCCGTGGCAATATGGTTTATCGTTTTGTTCCTTAAAAGTACCTTTGTTCAATTGTTTTAAACAGAACGCGCATACAAAATGTTCGGGATGGAACTTCCGGAACATTGCGGTTATGCAACGACCTGAAAGAAGATAACGTTTATTTGCGAAAATGATTATTAACGACATAATGGTTATtagtagaaaatagaaaaggcGCAGGTACCTGTAATTGGTTTATGGCACCCTGCGCACAGGGACCCTCTCTTAGCGTGATAATGAGTTTCACAGTAGGGTAAACCTTCGTGATCAAAGAACGAGCCACCTTGAAACTTTTGTCTGCAATCCTgtgaatataaaacaaaagaagccTGTATATCaactagaaatatttttcacgagaaaagaaatgtaTGACTGTATTGAACATGATCACAGAGAATAGAAAAGACAGTACTATACAATAATGTCGTTTCTTTAATCCCTAttcatttatgaataaatttagaaCGACTACTCCATAATATGGAAGAACGACTCAACCAGACAGGTATAAATTACGCGTACTCAAGCACGCGTATATCTGCTGTACGCGTATGGGTTAATGTATAGCTAATATATGAATAGCCCGTAAAATCTACAGATCGTAATTTGTAGTGAATCTATGCGTTGACAAACATCATTAGATCAATATAGGATGCCGGCGTCCGACACACCTGCCTTCAACGAAGACACGTGGCAAGCGGCAGCATCCGAGTCACGAGCTAACTCTTTGTGTTGTgtgtgtttttttttgttttttttcctaatttatttttatttcgcataCAATACTAGCAATTGACATTAGCGTAACGatcgattattaataatatttatctatgtAGAGAACGTAATTTAACagcaaaaatttaattccggCTGCATCGAATAATTTCTCGTAAAATTCTATTGTAATCCTAACGACGCCCTAACTGTTTGTAGTGTGTACCGTACATTTAttcgtgtgtgtgtgtgcgtgtgcgtgtgtatGTTTACGTGTGTGTTCGTGTACATAAATGAATAGGAATTTCGAGAGAGACAAATAACGACGGGGATGAAGTCGAATCGGTGCATTCTTCCTTTCTGGGCCACCTAAATCACCTGTTGAAAAAAGATGGGAGGAAGGGGGAAGAGTCAGGATCATAAACTTTTGCAGCCTGACAGCATAAAGAGGGGAACAATAGGGCTTTTTACATAAGAAATCGAAGCAACGCAATGGCTCGCCATCGCCTAtgcttcttcctcttcctcttcatcATCATCGACACCGACGCATTTTGGGCAAACGGGTTTGCCCTCCATCGCATAAAACGACTTCCCAGATACCGGCTTCTTGCAATCCTGcaagttttacattttaaagcTACTGAACTGTGCAAACAGTTCATCGATACTTCGTATTAATCCTGAAGGGTTGCTGCAAATGGAAACAATTTGTTACGGATAAATATCGACAAGCAAAAAACCTACCCTGCAGACGAAACAATCCGGATGCCATTGACTGTTTAGAGCGGAGATATAATTCTCCATAATAGCACGATTACATCCGCCGCACTTCGGCGCGAACATGTCGAAGTAATCCTCCCGACAGTACGGCTTTCCGTCCCGCTCGTGGAACCCCTCTTCACCAAACTGTTTGCCACACTGAGCGCAAAAGAAGTGCTCCGTGTGCCAAGTTTTTTCCAACGCGGTTACGCATTTCTGAAAATAACAAGAATCTGCTGTAATACTAGAACGAAACACCGCGTGTGGGTTTCGTTGGACGCCTTACGTCCAGAATGGGACCGTTGCAGTAGGCGCAACGTGGTGAGAAAAGATTATGATAATCGGGCTCGCAGTAAGGGTGACCCTCCCTTTCGAAGAAGTTTCTCGTGCCCAGTTCCTGATTGCAATGCGTGCATGTGAAATGTTCAGGGTGCCACGTTTTCCCTAGAGCGGTGATCACCTGTAAGAGGcataatttatcatttgattatatacaaattttgtcgACAAATTTGGCAAGATCCAAACGACGATTGAGTTGGATTTACTTGTCCCACGATTGGTTTCTCGCAAGCGCTGCAGCATCCCTTCTGAGTAGTGTTCACTCCTTGACGACTCATATCGGCTTGAAGGTTTCCTAGCATAGAATCCAACTGATTCTGTTTGGTTTGAGTTGCTGGCTGCGGTGGATAAGGCTCTCCGTGTTGTTGCTGGTGGTGATGAGTAGTGTGAGTCTCGGTGATATGAATTCGAGTTTGCGTGCCCTCGGGTGGCAACGGGCTTTGCGAACTCTTGGTCGCCTTGTTCGGCTTGGCGTATGGAGAATCGGTCACTGTTTGAAGTTGATGAGAACTACTATTGATCTGCAAATGTACgacatataattaaaaaaaaaaaagccagTCGGTGTAGAGTAGCGTAGAACATGATGTTTCAGAATATTCTCACAAATCAAGCAGGATAAAGAGCAATGAAAGAGGATGGAAAGCGAACGAGTTTTCGCTACAAGATGTTAAGATGAAAGAGAATTGAAAAATCGGTGAGGTATGTTATTAGAAGCGGAATGTCAAGGTagcgaaaatttgaaatttgaaaactgaaaaatattaaggACCCGCGAGAGATGTCGATTGGCAGAGGCGAGCTTGCAGACTGGCTGAAAGCTTTGAGAGATTTCGTGGATCACTATATTCCCCACCTTCTATATTTTCCCTCTCCTACCACGGAAAATCGGTGAACacgaagaaaaggagagagagagaagaggagTAGATGGTCGAATAGTGGTAGATGGTGGATGGTGGAATGGAAGTTATTTTGGTAACTTAGGGAGCCAAGAATGGGCAGGGATAGTTTTAACGGCACTGTTTTCTCATTCTGTAGTGATTTTAATAGTAAGCAAACATTACAAACGCTTATTGCACCCGGTGTCGAGGAATCTATGAATTACGTAATTGTTCTTAGGTGGTAGGAGATCTGACGATTGCGCTGACGCGTCAGAGAAGATATAAGAGACAAATTTCCTGATATACACCGTACCTTGAATTCGGAGAGAGAAGCCATTAAATCGTCAAGCTCCTTGGTAGCGTTGCTGGCGGTGTGACCATTGGTATAACTCTTCTGGACCTCGCTGCGATTCAACGATCCGTGCTGTCTAGGAGGATAACCATCGTACACGGGTTGCACCTCCGTGGACGTTTCTTGAATGGTAACTTTCACTCTACCATCGGGAGGATAATCCCTGACGAAGAAGATCGCGTTAAAATCAATTCCAAAGTACCGTGTTCAAATCGCAAACTTTCGaactttatctttttctcctctttctcgttcgttcgtgATTTTTCCAGGAATAAAAGGGAAACGCTTACCCGTTCGGTACCGCGGTGCTCAATTCTTCGAGCAACGAATCGACGGTGGGCCTTGAAGCTGACATGCTACTCGGAGAACGAAGCATCGGACTAGAATCACCATTCATTCCTCCCGAGGAAACGCGATTCTCTACGGTCATCGATATTTCGATCATCATTGTTGCACAGTTTTcgtaaaattctaatttagcGTATCTGATCGAAACTGATGTAAACCAAAGACATGAAAATAGGATGCTGACCTCTTTCCTGATAGTGAGCATTGTAACGAGCGTTGCTTAGATCTTGCAACAACGTGTCCAGCTCCGACAGATTGTTGTTCAGGGAAGGCATCTTTCCTCCACCGCTGCCTTTCGCGATGCTCTCCTCGATGGCCTCGCGGTTCTGATAAGTCGGCTGCAACAGCAATTCGTCGTTCGCTATCGAtccttttcaatttgtttatcATCCATATTTAagtcattcaatttttacacaTAATATGTCCACTTTTCGACAGATTTTTCCAGGATTATCGCGGAATAGCAATTTCTCATTGATTGTAATATTCGTTTGTCCGATTGGTCTGAATTTTTGTGTTAGCAGGCGAATGAGAATCAACTAGGAGTTGTGTTAAGTGCGTGCGCGTACGTTTGTTCGTTACTCGAGGCAAAAACAAGGGAAAAAAGTGTCGCGGACAAGAGACAGATGCCAAGTTGCCGCAAAAGCGgtattatttcaaaacatGATGTCATTAGATGCTGCGCGGAATTTGTAAATACATTATCAATTAGGTGGTCGCGCGGAGGACAAGGCGTCATGCACTTTTAATAGAAATCTGCTCGCCAAACCGACCAACATTACTCGTTTGTTGCAAAATCCTCGAGCAAGAGAGAAGCACCGCGAATTTGTTCCGGCGATTCAACGAGCAACGACCAGAACCGAATCAACTTTGCTCCAACTTGATCTTCGTCCGATTAAATCGCTGATAATTAATCAACTACGTTGGAAGACACGTTTATCAGATAACATTCGGTTAAGATCGTCTGATACGTCTTATTATTCATATCTAATATATTCTTTCGTCTTTCATCATCATGATGAAGTGATACGGAACGATACATCCTGATGGTGGAAACTAGGTTGCTCAGTGAGTTGTCGTTCCAAAAATATCCATAGCGAATCTCCGACGGAAAGAAAATGTCGCAGTATATCCGACAATCCTGCAGAACCCTGGTCGAAGTTTCTTCGACTGATCCCTCGAACGTGGAATCGTAGCCTGCGAAACGCTTTGCTCGTCAAGGCTGGTCGATCAAAAAATAAACACGGGCCTATAAACCGCTACGATCTACAATGACACGGGGAACTTCATAAATCACCGATTCACCAAACTTGCGAAAATAGGCCGAACGCAAACTTTCCTGTGGAGATTTCCTCCGTGCTTCCCAACTTCGTCTAATATTCATCCAGTAGAAGACGAAGAGGACGTGTTTTAAGAGAGAAGTATGTAGAATTAATTCTAAAAAGAATGTCGTGGATGAAAGTTCGTTGCGGTATATCTTccttaaattaagaaattaataaatagatggagttcaatatttttattgttagttACTAGACGAAgagtagaaaaattattgttcgcggtgattacaaaaataatccCATTGCGATGGTACTTCCACAAGATGCCAAAAAATGTCCACGTGGTAGTTTTTAAAAGttacatattttcattcgaGAATCACGCGTCGTCTGAGAATCGATACACTGCGTACCGATTTTCCAATGTCAGTCAGTACTCGACAGCtgacaagaaatattttatttaagaagaaTAGATTCGAAGCTAAATTGTATCACTGAAAGAATCGCGTATCTTTCGAAAAACAACGAATCGCGTATAATTGGAGAAAACGCTGTAAGTGTCAAGAAACAAGTTTTTCggggaaaaaaggaagctTATGTATTTTAACGTAGTCAAAATTCATTCAAAAAGGGAATCCGTAGAAAATCCTGTATATGCAATTTTCTTAGTTGTAAAGAAAATTCGATGTTCTATTCGTTTAGACAGACGGCATAGAGAAAAGTCAAAAACCAGTTAACTAAATTTTATTGgaacttatatatttttctacagaAGCAACGTTGCTGCGACACCATCTTTTACCATTATAGTTTACCACCGTCggtaaactatttaaaaatggaaattacatTTAGATTCTATACCGCGGTATTTTCATTGATAGGTAGTATATATTCCAATAAGAAAcaaagtttttcaattttggcATTTACAGTGTCTTCTCAATCGCctcttgaaatattatttaacactGAATCGCGAAAGCAAGTCGCGTTTGAGGAGCAAAGAttcgagaaacgaaagaaagattcaaagtcgaatattttctttaaaaggATTGCGCGTGGTTCGAGAGTCGCGCACGGTTTACGCAACGCTCTCGAGAATCGCATTGGAACCCGTATGAATACGTAACACGGTTCGTTTCGTGCTAAATTCGCATCAAAGGAAAATAGTGCGCGATTCGACAGATTTTCGCCAACTTTTCGTTTATCGTAGCCGAAAGCTCAACGCGAGAACGCCAATCAGCATCACCCAACGGCAGTGTTTCGCGATATTGCAAGTGTTCCAAGAAGAAGAGCACGAcgttatgatttatttaacgcCAGCGTCGTCTAGTAaaactatgaaaaattatgctTGCCACAGACATAAATCTCCAATGGTCTACACATGTTTCGTTATCGCCAATGATTTCTCGCGAAACCATTATTTTCCTTGGATTTGGTTCTTCCTTTGTAGGTTGATAGCAGCAAATGGAACATGACGATTTTCATAGGTGCaataaaatctatttataaGACGAAGCTCCAGAAATGTTCGAAAAGATATCCGCTATATTCACGGCAATTTCAAGCAAGCCTCTAGCGGGGTTTCTGAGTACTGAATATCCTTGTTTAGtagagaaaaaattgttttttcgaTCGAATGGTAAAACACGCAAAGTGAAACAGAAACCGTGTAACGTATCTATCTATGCACAGCCGTTTTGCCTCGGTCTTTTCTCGTGTGCTTGCATACGATGGGAAAGAAGAAGACCAGTGATTGTACAATGACACcgacgatcgataaaatatacgaaGGCTCGGTGAAAAAGTGTATGGAGAATCTTGCTCTAAATGTCTAAAGTTTTATGAATACGTGTAGTAATTTGTTTTAACGTTTGAAGGGAACTATGGAGTTGAAttgctttctatttttttaagttCAACTTTAATCTGAGAAAATTGTGGATAAAGTTgataaagttaatataaaaaacatataGTTAAGTAAATTTTACCGACGGTATATTCTATCGAAGATGGATTTTACCTAGAACTAGCTCAATTTAAAGTTGAATAGTAATGATGATACTCTATGTATAAATGTTTCTGAACATTAAAACTTCGAAAATTCCAAATAGAATTCTTTTTCCATCGAGCCTTTTCATTTATCTTAATCGAGGAAATTATGAACAAAGATGTATCGCCAGATGTATCGTTTCTCTGTTTTCACCGCTTCAAACGCTGTTTAAGCGaatgaatttcaattaaattccGCTAGGTGATACGCCTGTCATTTGCAATAGACGTTTGGTATTCGGTGAATGCGTTTCCTGTTCAATATGTCGATAAATCTTGGCTATGTCTCAAACATCAACTGCTCGACTATATCAATATCTCCATTAAACTAACTATTTGATAACGTAATTAGAAACGATGGAATGAAACCGCGTCGTCAtgtcgtttttttctttttttctcaatgATTATAGCTATGAGATGTTAAATGCTATTTGTCGCGGAATATTCTAGCAAGGAGGAGTTACCAGCGTAAGGATGACTCGGTGGAACGCCTAAAGCGACCACGTGTTACGCAACAAGGGAATACTCGAAACGATCAAGAAATATGGCGACGGAACCAGGCAATTAAATCTCGGATAAAGTTGTACTTTATAGCAGGAATCGGATTTGGCAATTGGTTACTGTGCAGTTGGCGCGATGGAAACCGTGTTGCACGCGAACCGGGAAACTTTGCAGCCAACTCAAACGTCGAGAACCTGAATAATTGATGCATCGTTGCTTCCACTGGGAAATAATCGATAATACCACCGGGGAACGTAACAAATATTCCGCGGGAAAGATCGATAAACGTGCGAGTCCAACTCGAGAACTCTTAGTTTCTAACCTTCGTATCGTTTTACATTTCTTCCTActcgaaagatatttttgtttctcttttcttttcttttctgttttctttcttgtGATCGattacgaaatgaaaaacTGGAGCAGCTCTCTCGAGAACAGATTTATGACAACAGAATGGTGGATCAAGCAAAGTGTCTTGATCTTAGTTCCAGTTTCTTCATACCATCTAAAACCACTGGAGGCCACAAGTTATGCTATTATATATCGTCTTTTCAACATGCGAAAAACGTATCAGGGAATAaacaatcaaatattttacagaagtCAAAAGTTCAAATCAGAAATATAATACGACCTTTCGTGATATCGGAAGAAGATAGTTACCGTAACGTTAGACTTCAGTGGATTAAAGAACTATGTTCTTTTTATAGGTACACAATAAATATAGATTCCATAATGATTTAACTACTTgactatgaaatattatacttgGCAGCCACATATTTCCAATAACTCTATGTATTTTTTTGAAAACCTCCTCAATTATTTTACAGTCTATAACAATTGCTGACGAAAGTCTAACGTTGTTTTTAGAATCTAAATTTGGAAACGACtcgatttacatatatatatatatgtatattaaatacgtaataataaatgtgaCTGTACCGTAGGTAggtaattggtcaatttcctGCGAAATGATCGAATGCCGCCCGTTAATAGTTTCGGATAGTAATGCTCGCGATTCGGAATCCGATACGATTCATCATCGTGGAACATATTTCAGAGTCGATTAAACATGAAATTACGGATCGATGATTAAGTCATTGGACATCTTTTCACGGCAATAAACGATGGTAGGTTTAAAAGGAACCGACTGGACGCACGTAATACGAGCTCATTTCTCGTGATATATCCATTTTTTCACGGATCTATAGCTTTTTTGCGGCTTGACGACTCTCGACTGGTTAATTTTAGAGGCGATATCGATACTAATTTTAGCCGATTCTTTACGTCACACCAACCACTGGAATGTAACTATTTCGCATGGTTGCTCGTTTGCGAACATCTTTTTCGAATTTCCTCTGAAATAGGAAGAAAAGGTTTGCCTCTGTTTCGACTTTATTTTGAACGCATGACGCGAGATCACTCGTGTTGGACAAGTTCTAACAACACGTTTCCACGGCCGCCTCTAAAAATACGTTACAAGAATGATCGTGATACAAAGTTGGCTTCGATAAGTACGAAAAATACAACTGATTGACCGTGTCTGCCAATTTGTCCGATTAAACGAGGAAATCATAATCGTAAATTCTTGGTTATTTTCAGAGCCGTCCAACTGCCATTTTTCAGCGAAGCGCTAGCGTACGTTtgatcgtttcgtttcgtgaTATTATGGAAACTCGAGAGAAGGTCAccgtaaaatttaaaatggaaCCGCGAGAAAAGCATGCCGCGCTGAACATATCACACTCGCCATCTATCTTAGCAAACCGCAACCTAAAGCAACTAAGTCTCTCTAATCAACTGCGGATAAAACGCGATATCGATAAGACAGTTAGTTTCTACAATTTATCactaataaaacaaattcacgatttataaaaaaaaaaaaaaaaacagaaattcgATCCAtcctctaaatattataaaaagtatttcctTTGAATATCTTTTACGTTTTTGCACATTTAGGTACTCCATAAACACATAAACACCTATAGTTTAATAACGAATATTGCAATTTAATGTTCTATTAAATACTTTGCAAATTTTGTCAAATAATTATCACTCTCCGTTTATTACAGAAACCGAGATATACGAATATTTGTGTATCGAAGCATTGTTCAACAATAATGTACCGTGACCGTGTTATAAGTACGTTGCACGAATATTTCTCCCATtgtaaatgatacgaaattggTTTTCACATTTGACAGCGCTGTTAATTGAATCCATTGGCGtaaatggaaaagaagaataaaatttttcctattgaaatataacaaagaaaatttacatacCGATTGCGGCGGAAGAGGAGAAGTTCGATTATCGTAGGATCTATAGGCGGTGGTTCTCGCGCCATTCAGCGATCCATAACCAGGAGTGGCGTTACTACCGACATGATTTCCTTCCGATGACACTGTGTTTTGCAGATCTGCCAATAGCGCATCTGAAATCAAGAAATAATTGCTGTAAAACGTCGCCGAGAAGTATCTTCAATTATCCCTAATGATTTCAAGAAGGCAATTGAATTATGGACCTCTTTGCAAGAATAAGACAAATTGGCTGATTTCacgtagaagatattagtaagaGGCATAgcttgttatttttcttcagATATTGCTTCAGGTGTATCAGAATTTTTGTATACATTTATCGCAAACAGTAATAAAATGGCTGCCTGTGTTGTTTAAATAACGAGAATGGTGTCAACGACACCGATAAGCACATTAAGTTTTCATCGAAGCAACTAACGAGCGCTGCTAACATCGAGTCAGTATAAATTTAGGCAAGCTCATTGGAAAACTGTATCAAGATGAACTAGTTCAGTGAGTACACCGCTTTAACATTGCTC
Protein-coding sequences here:
- the LOC132912816 gene encoding X-box-binding protein 1, translating into MSVLKSVIITLPKGLPSKTPGVISATELTKSVPKLNFSATLLTDKTRMDAKKMTKHEEIQDDGSSFKTDVCVRGKKRRLDHLTWEEKLQRKKLKNRVAAQTSRDRKKAKLDELEETVRTLREQNELLTQECSMLRSQNEILLTETKRLRKERETKNAGEFVCSMCQSRVGCAVSSLGSTVSPTHPLQQGGTTQLASSLTLTPGATILLKILTIYLLLKNYLATSKETITLNDLKNLQKAFYGKLQQKWKQILIEQMNKCQSRKIPLRNVTIQKEWWGRHQKMWKPMEPVKA